The following DNA comes from Spirochaetota bacterium.
ACAATGTCAGGGAAAGAGTATATTTTGAAGCTGAAATCCCTACTCAAGGAGTACAAAAAAAAATATTCTCATGATGGAATTAATTTTAATGCTTTATACCACCTCCATTCAAAAATAGTTGAATTAACAGACAAGAGCATAAGTGAATTCCCTAAACTTGATCATAAAATATATCTTTATCGCAAAAAATATAGGGATATTAAAATCGATAAAAGCAGTAGACCGTTCAAATGGATCACTTTTTATAGAAATGGCTCATGGTTCATCATCCCCTACAAAGAGTTAAGTATTATTGAATCTAATAACTCTGAAGTTTTCACAAATTATGATTCAGATGAAAAATATATAAAAATAGACGACAGACTACTGAAAGTAGTTGACCTGTTCTCCAGATCGCAAGTATGGAGAGAAAAAAGTATAAATTACTTCCTAATAATCGATGTAATCAATCAAAATAAGGAAGTTAAATGCTTTGCGGCAAATAAAATTGGGAAAAATATTCTAGCGAGAAAAGACTTCATCAGCCAGAGGTTAAGGTCTTATAATAAAAAAAACAAAATATCCACAGGCTATGTTCACATTTTTGGGAAAAATCATATTTATATTGACAAAATTGTATAATCCTTGGCTTACACAACATCATCAGCTTTGCCTAAAAAATAAAGTGATCTTATTTCTTCAGAACAGACCTTGCCCTCCTCAATTATTTTTAGACAATCAGTGCTAATGTCAACACAACTACAAGATGGATACTTTCGACATAGTTCTTCCACTATAAGTATTAAATCTGCACGATCATTAAAGGCATCTACAATATCCTTTCTTCTACAAAGTGTAATACCCCTTCCATTTAAAGCATCCATAAGTAACAATGGATCACCAATTAGATCAATCAATTCATGTAAAAATCTAATTTTGGGGAATCTAACAGCTATTCGATTATCTTCATCATTATGAACATCATCCATCACATTTTTCAATAAAACAGTGACCTCCCCCGGCCATATTCTATTTAAAAAATCATATTCAAATTTATTTATAGAAGCGATATTTCCAAGCATCTTGAATGATGAGATTAGTCTCACAAATTTTGTCTCAGCCCAATTTGTAATCTCTGAAAATCTTTGTCTCAGATCAGACATGCCCAAAGTGATTATTCCATAAACACTATCAGTTGGCATAACAACGATTTCTCTGTTCAATACTGAACGATATATCCTATCCATGGTCTCTTTACAGAGAGATCCATCCTTCCTGAGTTTTTTAATTGTGATTATCTCAGCCTTTTTTCGATGCATCTTCACATAACACCTCATCGCAACTACACTTTTCTTCAAGTAAACGAAAGGTTAATAATCCTGCTATGTTATCCTCACAAATCCTAAAATGGCTAAAATGCATATGCAGGCACTTTAGCATTGATATATTCCTTATTCCCCCAATTCCGGTATTGAACAAGTCAATCCTCTGTTGTGGGATGTTTTCTCCAATAAATTTATGGAAAATAGCGCTTCTTAAAAAATAAAAGTTAGCATGCGCCTTTTCCATTTTTGAAGTCAGTAAATTATCAGATAAAATAATTTCTGATATCCGTTGTATGCCACCTACTGACTCTATTATATGGATTTTATCATTTAAATAAGGGCATGTCAACCACATTAAATTTGATAGAGCTTCATAATTCAGCTGCTCCTTCCCATTGATCATCTTTTTTGGATTCAATAATATAATGAATGGAAATCCATGTCTACATCTCTCAATTATGCTTCCAATATGAACACTCTTACATTCCAACTGCCATTTAATTATATTAATATCATTCTCATTATACTCCTGAAATATACAATATGAGCTATCTAAATTCATTTCTAAAAATAATTTCCTCCTAAATTTATCATCAAAGGTGCAATAAAAAACAAGTATATCACTTCAATAATCGTATCTGATCATCGCACTAAAGATGAAAAAGCCATCACCCACCCTTATCACGGAATGATGGCATTCAGTGTATTTACTCTTATATTATAAATAAGTTATCTCTTGGTGAAATAGAAAAATACAATCATAATTGATACAATTATCCAAAATATCCTTATATGCTCTAGACCAATAGTATATTTAGTATCATTAATCCTTCTCTTATCGGATGTCTTGTAATACTCTTCCCTTCCCTTTAAAAAGATCAACTTCTCATCATCTTCAATATAACCTGCAATTACCGCCTTATCCTTATAAAAATCTCCATTTTCATATCTTCTATATAATTCACTCAATTTTCTATTCTCTTCTTCAATATCCTCGATTCGATTGATAAGTCGCTTCTCATCCTTCTGTAAACGCTTATTCTCTATCCAACCGCTTTCTCCAAATATAAAGCAATAAACACCGATGAGGAAGAAGAGTAAAAGAAATAATGAAAAACTATTTTTTTGCATTGCTGATACTATATAAGGCCTCTTTACCGGCAAACTTCGACATAATCCCTAGCTCTTCCTCAATTCTCAATAGTTGATTATACTTTACAATTCTATCAGTCCTTGAGGCTGAACCAGTCTTAATCTGACCAGTATTCATAGCAACTGATAGATGAGCTATTGTAGCATCCTCTGTTTCCCCAGACCTGTGTGAGACCATGGATGTATATCCAGCCCTATGTGCCATTTCTATTGTCTCAATAGTTTCAGTTAATGTGCCGATCTGATTAAGCTTAATGAGTATTGAGTTTGCTACACCCTCCTCAATACCCCTCTTCAACCTCTGTATATTTGTAACAAAGAGGTCATCGCCCACAATCTGTATCTTATCACCACACTCATCTGTAAGCAGACGCCAACCCGTCCAATCATCCTCAGCCATGCCATCCTCAATCGAAATAATCGGATACTTTCTAATCCAGTTACAATAAAATTCCACCATCTCTTCAGGTGTCTTCTTTGACTTTTTCTCTGCTTCTAAAATGTATTTGCCATCTCTATAGAATTCACTTGAAGCCGGATCCAGCGCAAGATATATATCAACACCAGGTTTAAAACCCGCCTTCTCTATTGCTTCGAGGATAACCTCTATAGCTTCCTCATTTGATTTTAAATCTGGAGCGAATCCTCCCTCATCACCAACAGAAGTATTTAGACCCTTCTTCTGTAATACGCTCTTTAATGAATGGAAAGTTTCAACACCCTGACGAAAGGCCTCCCGAAAACTATTTGCGCTAACCGGAGCTATCATAAATTCCTGAATATCGACATTATTATCAGCATGCTTCCCTCCATTAAGTATATTCATAAAGGGGACTGGCAATTCACAGGCTCCGATCCCGCCAATATATCTATAAAGGGGTATCTCTAATGTCTGCGCCACCGCATTGGCACATGCCAATGAAACACCAAGAATAGCATTTGCACCTAATTTTGACTTACTCGGAGTTCCATCCAAATCAATAAGCGTTCTATCTACTTCAATCTGGTTAACCGCATCCATCTCAATAATAGCGCCTGATATTATATCATTTACATTATCTACTGCCCTTAGGACACCCTTTCCGCCATACCTCTTCTTATCTCCATCCCTCAATTCAACCGCTTCATGTTCGCCTGTTGAAGCCCCAGATGGAACAGCAGCTCGTCCAATTACCCCAGATGACAGCTCCACATCAACCTCAACAGTAGGATTCCCTCTGGAATCCAATATCTCTCTCGCTTGAACTCCTATTATTATTGTCATATCTTCACTCCCATTATAGCCTTAAATATATTACTAAATACTAAACAAAATAACTTATTCATTATCCATTTTTTTAATAATTATTTCAAGCAAATTTTATATATTGTATCGCTTCAATGAAAACGGGAATTTTTTCGCTAAAAATTAAGCTGGTATTTCCTCTCTTAATAATCTGAATAATTCTACTAATTTACCCATCATATCTGTCATAAGACCCCAGTTCAATATATATCTTGAAAATCCGTCAAGCATGAATATCAAATGGTATTTAAATATATAGCATAAGTCCAATCCTGTATGCAGTTTCATTTTTATCGTATTCCAATTGGGATTCAGCATACCCATGATAAAATTGCAGGCATATAGCCGGGTGCGCTCCCAGTATGTTTAACCGAATTATAAAAAGAGCCTCCTGACCACCCTTTGAAAAGTCTGTTCCTTCAACTCCTCCTGCAAATATTCTGGTATACAATGCAATAGCCTCAAATGATCCACTAAAAAGCCAGCCAGCCACTAGATCAGCCTCCCACCATCCCATATATTCCCTGATATTTCTGTTGGTTTTATCGAGTTGATACAACACATATGGGTGAAATGTAAGTCGTAGGATATAATTTTTCCCCACTTTCCCCATAATTATTTTCAGGTAATTACTGTCATATGAACGTGAATCATATTCATCCTTCCCATTAGACTTGTGTTCATAGATACCAAGCTGAACTGAGTCTAATAGGCCCCAATCTATGGGTATATGATAAAATAGATGTGGATTAAAATTGATATCCCTAAATGGACGTGATTTTTCATGAATGTCCCAAAACATAAACTGATTATATCCAAAGAATAGATTAAATGATTCAATGAACTGGTACTTAAAACTCATCAGTACCTTTGCATTTGGATGACCATCAACAAAGTACATCGGGATGTATGTTGATAGTGGAAATGTTTTATCCTTTTTAAATAGCATATCAGTATAACTTCCTGATAAAATTTTTCCTGAAATAGTGGGTACTATAGCTAAAAGCATACATAAAACTAGAATAATTGTAATTTTTCTCATTTTCATAACCCATTGTTCTGATAGTATATTTAATATTATTTATAACAAACATTATGTAAAATCTTAACCATAATGGTTGTGTATTTTTTGGCAAAAAATTAAGACTTCCTGAAAAAGGGGGGTTGGTGGGAACAGGGCCAAATTTTTACATAATTTAATTGTAATACTATTTCTTTCCCCCATCACTACTTTATTAGCATTCATTAATACATAAATTAGTTTTATTGTCATTATTAGAAATTCGAGCTTTACCTTCAGCAGACCCTTCAATCTAAATCTAGTAAAATTGCGATTATTTTTAATCTGTCCAAAAACCGGCTCAATACTGCCTGCTCTTTTAGAATATATTGCTTTCGCATTATCTCCAGACATCTTTTTCCTCATCTCTTGTCTATATACTACATAGCCATCGTCCTCTATTGTTCGATATCCGCGCCTTATGTCTTCCTTTGTGATTATGCAAACCTCTCTTTCATGACAGAACACATACTTCTTAAGCTTGCAGCCATATTGAGT
Coding sequences within:
- a CDS encoding phospholipase A — encoded protein: MRKITIILVLCMLLAIVPTISGKILSGSYTDMLFKKDKTFPLSTYIPMYFVDGHPNAKVLMSFKYQFIESFNLFFGYNQFMFWDIHEKSRPFRDINFNPHLFYHIPIDWGLLDSVQLGIYEHKSNGKDEYDSRSYDSNYLKIIMGKVGKNYILRLTFHPYVLYQLDKTNRNIREYMGWWEADLVAGWLFSGSFEAIALYTRIFAGGVEGTDFSKGGQEALFIIRLNILGAHPAICLQFYHGYAESQLEYDKNETAYRIGLMLYI
- a CDS encoding Sua5/YciO/YrdC/YwlC family protein, whose translation is MHRKKAEIITIKKLRKDGSLCKETMDRIYRSVLNREIVVMPTDSVYGIITLGMSDLRQRFSEITNWAETKFVRLISSFKMLGNIASINKFEYDFLNRIWPGEVTVLLKNVMDDVHNDEDNRIAVRFPKIRFLHELIDLIGDPLLLMDALNGRGITLCRRKDIVDAFNDRADLILIVEELCRKYPSCSCVDISTDCLKIIEEGKVCSEEIRSLYFLGKADDVV
- the eno gene encoding phosphopyruvate hydratase, which codes for MTIIIGVQAREILDSRGNPTVEVDVELSSGVIGRAAVPSGASTGEHEAVELRDGDKKRYGGKGVLRAVDNVNDIISGAIIEMDAVNQIEVDRTLIDLDGTPSKSKLGANAILGVSLACANAVAQTLEIPLYRYIGGIGACELPVPFMNILNGGKHADNNVDIQEFMIAPVSANSFREAFRQGVETFHSLKSVLQKKGLNTSVGDEGGFAPDLKSNEEAIEVILEAIEKAGFKPGVDIYLALDPASSEFYRDGKYILEAEKKSKKTPEEMVEFYCNWIRKYPIISIEDGMAEDDWTGWRLLTDECGDKIQIVGDDLFVTNIQRLKRGIEEGVANSILIKLNQIGTLTETIETIEMAHRAGYTSMVSHRSGETEDATIAHLSVAMNTGQIKTGSASRTDRIVKYNQLLRIEEELGIMSKFAGKEALYSISNAKK
- a CDS encoding DUF501 domain-containing protein, whose amino-acid sequence is MNLDSSYCIFQEYNENDINIIKWQLECKSVHIGSIIERCRHGFPFIILLNPKKMINGKEQLNYEALSNLMWLTCPYLNDKIHIIESVGGIQRISEIILSDNLLTSKMEKAHANFYFLRSAIFHKFIGENIPQQRIDLFNTGIGGIRNISMLKCLHMHFSHFRICEDNIAGLLTFRLLEEKCSCDEVLCEDASKKG
- a CDS encoding transposase, yielding MAADITQDENDQYQLEPMVEQLKDNIDLGEENIDAYISMFNRSEKTDLGKNKFHKENFEFDEDNDIWVCPARESLEFMREFIRDGKKYTQYGCKLKKYVFCHEREVCIITKEDIRRGYRTIEDDGYVVYRQEMRKKMSGDNAKAIYSKRAGSIEPVFGQIKNNRNFTRFRLKGLLKVKLEFLIMTIKLIYVLMNANKVVMGERNSITIKLCKNLALFPPTPLFQEVLIFCQKIHNHYG